Proteins from one Gilliamella sp. ESL0443 genomic window:
- the rapZ gene encoding RNase adapter RapZ — protein MILLIVSGRSGSGKSIALRALEDMGFYCVDNIPVALLPQLAESLKDNNTPVAVSIDIRNLPANFNFDHDIFQRLPSSVTPEIIFFDCSRNTLIRRYSETRRIHPLTNQKYSLEEAIDLEEKYLEPLKSHASLVINTDNLSVHELSNILRSRILGKKERELTMIFESFGFKHGLPVDADFVFDVRFLPNPHWDISLRPLTGLDEPVKNFLLKHDEVTNFIYQTANYLQQWLPMLEKNNRSYLTIAIGCTGGQHRSVFIAEQLAGFFKAQNKQVQIRHRTLEKK, from the coding sequence TCAATTGCATTACGCGCATTAGAAGATATGGGTTTTTATTGCGTTGATAATATTCCCGTCGCATTATTACCGCAACTTGCAGAATCATTAAAAGATAACAATACACCTGTTGCGGTTAGTATCGATATTCGCAATTTACCAGCTAACTTTAATTTTGATCATGATATTTTTCAGCGATTACCATCATCTGTTACTCCTGAAATAATCTTTTTTGATTGTAGTCGTAATACTCTGATCCGACGTTATAGCGAAACAAGACGAATACATCCACTAACCAATCAAAAATACTCTTTAGAAGAAGCCATTGATCTTGAAGAGAAGTATTTAGAGCCTTTAAAATCACACGCAAGTTTAGTTATTAATACTGATAATCTTTCAGTTCATGAGTTATCTAATATTCTTCGTTCACGGATTTTAGGAAAAAAAGAGCGGGAATTAACCATGATTTTTGAATCATTTGGCTTCAAACATGGTTTACCTGTCGATGCTGATTTCGTATTTGATGTAAGATTTTTACCTAACCCGCATTGGGATATATCATTACGTCCATTAACTGGCTTAGATGAGCCTGTTAAAAATTTCTTACTAAAACATGATGAAGTTACCAATTTCATTTATCAAACAGCCAATTATTTACAACAGTGGTTACCAATGTTAGAAAAAAATAATCGTAGCTATTTAACGATAGCCATCGGTTGTACAGGCGGGCAACACCGTTCTGTTTTTATTGCAGAACAATTAGCCGGGTTTTTTAAAGCGCAAAATAAACAAGTGCAAATTCGTCATCGAACACTTGAAAAAAAATAA
- a CDS encoding divergent polysaccharide deacetylase family protein, protein MIKRILYIGILLLNVNSAYAAKLALVIDDFGYRQHNEEQIILFSPNITIAVLPHSPNAKHIATFAHQHGNDVIIHLPMAPMGKQPLEKDTLFPYMDEAEVKRIVDDAVSLVPYAIGVNNHMGSLMTSNFNGMHNVMKALSHHSMFFLDSKTIGKTQVKNAATDYNITVIGRDVFLDDKQIESAISQQFDLAVKIAQKNGYAIAIGHPHPQTVNVLRAKLANLPDNIELVKVSELIKPAKPKLTLKDIFEKYKKRFEELPNFELSE, encoded by the coding sequence ATGATTAAACGTATATTATATATAGGGATATTATTATTAAATGTAAATAGTGCATATGCTGCGAAACTAGCGTTAGTGATTGATGATTTTGGTTATCGTCAACATAATGAAGAACAGATTATTTTATTTTCACCCAACATTACAATTGCTGTTTTACCTCATTCACCAAATGCCAAACATATCGCAACCTTTGCTCATCAACATGGTAATGATGTGATTATTCACTTACCTATGGCTCCTATGGGTAAACAACCTCTAGAAAAAGATACTCTATTTCCTTATATGGATGAAGCAGAAGTAAAAAGAATTGTTGATGATGCAGTATCCCTAGTTCCATATGCAATAGGTGTAAATAATCATATGGGCAGTTTGATGACATCAAATTTCAATGGTATGCACAATGTTATGAAAGCATTAAGTCATCACTCAATGTTTTTTTTGGATAGTAAAACGATAGGTAAAACTCAAGTAAAAAATGCCGCAACTGATTATAATATAACTGTAATTGGGCGTGATGTATTTTTAGATGATAAGCAGATAGAAAGTGCTATTAGTCAGCAGTTTGATCTGGCAGTTAAAATTGCGCAAAAAAATGGTTATGCTATCGCCATTGGCCATCCACATCCTCAAACCGTTAATGTTTTAAGAGCAAAATTAGCTAATTTGCCTGACAATATCGAATTAGTTAAAGTCAGTGAATTAATTAAACCGGCTAAACCTAAGCTAACTCTGAAAGATATTTTTGAAAAATATAAAAAACGATTTGAGGAGTTACCAAATTTTGAACTTTCAGAGTAG